One genomic region from Campylobacter sp. RM5004 encodes:
- a CDS encoding histidinol-phosphate transaminase has translation MIDLSKNENTCNILDVKDIISKIDFNRYSFDKNYKLLDELASFYYLNNNNFVLGNGSSNVIYMSLLALYKKANANIKLIAPLPTFELTIEYARNIGYSIDTFYEEFEIGISKINLDSNKTNVIYIANPNNPTGLTLNKEKLEYFNSICKDNTYMLFDEAYFEFANDYEGLELAKNPNILHIRTFSKMYSLAGIRIGYGISHSDFINIIKPYFSIDAINSIALNCAIYALKQKDFANTTRNIINENKKYLEEVFKELDIFYYKSQANFILHKIKDINYANYMKEQGIIVGRNIDNFPLLNRISIGNINELHEFTKALRLAKAKNLV, from the coding sequence ATGATTGATTTAAGCAAAAACGAAAATACTTGCAATATCTTAGATGTAAAAGACATAATTAGTAAAATTGATTTTAATAGGTATTCGTTTGATAAAAATTATAAATTACTTGATGAATTAGCAAGTTTTTATTATTTAAATAATAATAATTTTGTTTTAGGTAATGGCTCTAGTAATGTTATTTATATGAGCCTTTTAGCTCTTTATAAAAAAGCTAATGCAAATATTAAACTAATAGCTCCACTTCCAACTTTTGAGCTTACAATAGAATATGCAAGAAATATAGGTTATAGCATTGATACATTTTATGAAGAATTTGAAATAGGAATTAGCAAAATAAATTTGGATTCAAATAAAACTAATGTTATATATATTGCAAATCCTAATAATCCAACAGGTTTAACCTTAAATAAAGAAAAATTAGAATACTTCAACTCAATTTGCAAAGATAATACTTATATGTTGTTTGATGAAGCTTATTTTGAGTTTGCTAATGATTATGAAGGTTTAGAATTAGCTAAAAATCCAAATATTTTACATATTAGAACTTTTTCTAAAATGTATTCTTTAGCAGGAATTAGAATAGGATATGGAATATCGCATAGTGATTTTATAAATATTATTAAGCCTTATTTTAGTATAGATGCGATTAATTCTATTGCTCTAAATTGTGCTATTTATGCACTAAAACAAAAAGATTTTGCAAATACTACTAGAAATATAATTAATGAAAATAAAAAATATTTAGAAGAAGTTTTTAAAGAGCTTGATATATTTTATTATAAATCACAAGCTAATTTTATATTACATAAAATCAAAGATATTAATTATGCAAATTATATGAAAGAGCAAGGAATAATAGTAGGAAGAAATATAGATAATTTCCCATTATTAAATAGAATTAGCATAGGTAATATTAATGAATTACATGAATTTACAAAAGCTTTAAGATTAGCAAAAGCTAAGAATTTAGTTTAA
- the miaB gene encoding tRNA (N6-isopentenyl adenosine(37)-C2)-methylthiotransferase MiaB has product MSKKLYIETLGCAMNVRDSERMIAELTTKEGYEVTTNKAEADLILINTCSVREKPVHKLFSEVGGFLKEKKEGAKIGVCGCTASHLGSEIFKRAPQVDFVLGARNISRITEAIKTPKFISNDINYDESDYAFADFRNSIYKSYVNIMIGCDKHCAYCIVPHTRGDELSIPKNIILNEVKKAVDNGAKEVFLLGQNVNNYGKRFSSNHSKMDFSDLLNEISEVSGLERIRFTSPHPLHMDDKFLDTFANNPKVCKSMHMPLQSGSTTILKAMKRGYTREWFLNRALRLRELVPNASISTDIIVAFPGESDEDFELTLDMMRQVRFEQIFSFKYSKRPLTPAATMPNQVPVDIASARLTRLQSLYNEILDEISAAQLNKTYKVYFEELRENQTIAGRSDNNFLVVVNGSEELLGKMVDVKITKTSRTTLYGEI; this is encoded by the coding sequence TTGAGTAAAAAATTATATATAGAAACTCTTGGCTGTGCAATGAACGTTCGTGATAGCGAGCGTATGATTGCAGAGCTTACTACTAAAGAAGGTTATGAAGTTACTACGAATAAAGCTGAAGCTGATTTAATTTTAATAAACACTTGCAGTGTTCGTGAAAAGCCGGTTCATAAATTATTTAGCGAAGTAGGGGGCTTTTTAAAAGAGAAAAAAGAAGGTGCAAAAATAGGCGTTTGTGGTTGCACGGCTTCGCATTTAGGTAGCGAAATATTTAAGCGTGCTCCACAAGTTGATTTTGTATTAGGTGCAAGAAATATTAGTCGTATAACAGAAGCTATTAAAACTCCTAAATTTATAAGTAATGATATAAATTATGATGAGAGCGATTATGCTTTTGCTGATTTTAGAAATAGTATTTATAAAAGCTATGTAAATATTATGATAGGTTGTGATAAGCATTGTGCTTATTGTATAGTTCCACATACTAGAGGAGATGAGCTTAGTATTCCTAAAAATATTATTTTAAATGAAGTAAAAAAAGCAGTAGATAATGGTGCTAAAGAAGTATTTTTGCTAGGTCAAAATGTAAATAATTATGGTAAAAGATTTTCAAGCAATCATTCTAAAATGGATTTTTCAGACCTTTTAAATGAGATTAGCGAAGTTAGTGGTTTAGAAAGAATTAGATTTACTAGCCCACATCCATTGCATATGGATGATAAATTTTTAGATACTTTTGCAAATAATCCTAAAGTGTGTAAAAGTATGCATATGCCGCTTCAAAGTGGAAGCACAACAATACTTAAAGCAATGAAGCGTGGATATACTAGAGAATGGTTTTTAAATAGAGCATTAAGATTAAGAGAATTAGTTCCAAATGCTAGTATTTCAACAGATATTATCGTAGCATTTCCAGGTGAGAGTGATGAAGATTTTGAACTTACACTTGATATGATGAGACAGGTTAGGTTTGAGCAAATATTTTCTTTTAAATATTCAAAAAGACCATTAACACCAGCTGCAACTATGCCAAATCAAGTGCCAGTTGATATTGCAAGTGCAAGGCTTACTAGATTACAAAGTTTATATAATGAAATTTTAGATGAGATTAGTGCTGCTCAACTTAATAAAACTTATAAAGTTTATTTTGAAGAATTAAGAGAAAATCAAACAATAGC
- the nusA gene encoding transcription termination factor NusA: protein MERIVDIIESIANEKSLPIEEVSDKVVKAITNTAKRIFGDDKEFSVDVKKTLCVYQNLLVVADKDELANDDSKYISLSKAKLESSEVEIGDTLKYEISFANLDRTAINWLYKELEYNVQRLVEEKLFEKYQSMIDKLIFGTVVFIDHEENTFIEFDEIRAVLPRKNRIKGEKFKVGDVLKAVIKKVSVDKKLGLKVEISRTSPKFLNALLTLEVPEIKDGAIEIINSARIPGERAKVLLRANSINIDAVGASVGTKGVRINAISKELNGENIDCIEYSNEQAIVVSRALAPAIINSVTIDNDVAKVVINHDQKSKAIGKQGINIRLCNMLTGLSIELIEVGTEAENHISSVEAKANLENLFKNI from the coding sequence TTGGAAAGAATAGTAGATATAATAGAATCAATAGCGAATGAAAAATCATTGCCAATAGAAGAAGTTAGCGACAAAGTTGTAAAGGCTATAACTAACACTGCAAAAAGAATTTTTGGTGATGATAAAGAATTTAGCGTAGATGTTAAAAAAACACTTTGTGTTTATCAAAATCTTTTAGTAGTTGCTGATAAAGATGAATTAGCAAATGATGATAGTAAATATATAAGTTTAAGCAAAGCAAAACTAGAATCAAGCGAAGTAGAAATCGGAGATACTCTAAAATATGAAATATCTTTTGCTAACCTTGATAGAACTGCAATCAATTGGCTTTATAAAGAGCTTGAATATAATGTTCAAAGACTTGTTGAAGAAAAATTATTTGAAAAATATCAAAGTATGATTGATAAACTAATCTTTGGAACGGTTGTATTTATTGATCATGAAGAAAATACTTTCATAGAATTTGATGAAATTAGAGCAGTTTTACCTAGAAAAAATCGTATAAAAGGTGAAAAATTTAAAGTAGGCGATGTTTTAAAAGCTGTTATTAAAAAAGTTAGCGTTGATAAAAAATTAGGTCTTAAAGTAGAAATTTCAAGAACATCTCCAAAATTTTTAAATGCACTTTTAACCCTTGAAGTGCCTGAGATTAAAGATGGAGCTATTGAAATTATAAATAGCGCTAGAATTCCAGGTGAAAGAGCAAAGGTTTTATTAAGAGCAAATTCTATAAATATAGATGCAGTAGGTGCAAGTGTTGGAACAAAAGGCGTTAGAATTAATGCAATTAGCAAAGAATTAAATGGAGAAAATATAGATTGTATAGAATATTCTAACGAACAAGCTATTGTGGTTTCTCGTGCTTTAGCTCCTGCTATTATAAACTCAGTTACAATTGATAATGATGTAGCAAAAGTTGTAATTAATCACGATCAAAAAAGCAAAGCAATAGGAAAACAAGGTATAAATATTAGACTTTGTAATATGCTAACAGGTCTTAGTATTGAATTAATTGAAGTTGGCACTGAAGCAGAAAATCATATAAGCTCAGTTGAAGCTAAAGCAAATCTTGAAAATCTATTTAAAAATATATGA
- a CDS encoding HP0268 family nuclease: MKFKLAKQTLNSKPKEISVEEVIKTLEEKKVIFLDHSNSSEDITKLVEKLNNYKVYVNTVKYGLVEDEFIYEVHIL, from the coding sequence ATGAAATTTAAATTAGCAAAACAAACTTTAAATTCAAAACCAAAAGAAATTAGTGTTGAAGAAGTTATTAAAACACTTGAAGAAAAAAAGGTAATATTTTTAGATCATTCAAATTCAAGCGAAGATATTACTAAATTAGTAGAAAAATTAAATAATTATAAAGTTTATGTAAATACTGTTAAATATGGTCTTGTAGAAGATGAATTTATTTACGAGGTACATATACTTTGA